In Anaerolineales bacterium, the following proteins share a genomic window:
- the secE gene encoding preprotein translocase subunit SecE: protein MSNQTQVRQPNAIQRFFRETIVELRKVSWPTRPEALALTRIVLIVMIVMAIILGGLDTVFGSFFRWLLY, encoded by the coding sequence ATGTCAAACCAAACTCAGGTTCGCCAACCAAATGCGATCCAACGGTTCTTTCGTGAAACCATTGTTGAGTTGCGCAAGGTATCCTGGCCCACCCGCCCCGAGGCGCTGGCCCTGACGCGTATTGTGCTGATCGTGATGATCGTCATGGCGATCATCCTCGGCGGTTTGGATACGGTATTTGGGAGCTTCTTCCGCTGGTTGTTGTACTAG